The Arachis ipaensis cultivar K30076 chromosome B07, Araip1.1, whole genome shotgun sequence genome includes a window with the following:
- the LOC107608478 gene encoding probable transcriptional regulator RABBIT EARS — translation MEEEYDNKWLMWMKRKQVFVGKKSSSSSYSYLSWEERAFAEDAARVLGGSTWPPRSYTCNFCHRHFTSAQALGGHMNVHRRDRARLKQSSSSSLVLTGEDNQQHAITGSYSSSIKRGQQKNFEEPEDTVISSCKKLKTTTTIFCLKPCLNDNGIEDLDLELRLGAKQQKVN, via the exons ATGGAGGAGGAATATGATAATAAGTGGTTGATGTGGATGAAGAGAAAACAAGTGTTTGTTGGAAAGAAGAGTAGTAGTAGTAGTTACTCATACTTATCATGGGAAGAGAGGGCTTTTGCAGAAGATGCAGCAAGAGTTCTTGGTGGAAGCACATGGCCGCCAAGATCATACACTTGCAATTTCTGCCATAGACACTTCACCTCTGCTCAAGCACTTGGTGGTCACATGAATGTTCACCGAAGAGATAGGGCTAGACTCaaacaatcatcatcatcatcattag TGCTCACAGGAGAAGATAACCAACAACATGCTATAACAGGCTCTTACTCTTCTTCAATTAAAAGGGGGCAACAGAAGAATTTTGAAGAACCTGAAGACACCGTGATCAGTAGTTGTAAGAAGTTAAAGACTACTACCACCATTTTCTGCCTCAAGCCATGTTTAAACGATAATGGAATTGAAGACTTGGATCTTGAACTCAGGCTAGGCGCCAAACAACAAAAAGTTAACTAG
- the LOC107608510 gene encoding uncharacterized protein LOC107608510, producing the protein MKMAVMELAENDHRIRCALFGEYVDELNRFLSSGYAKQPVVILQLAKVKVFRGRVGLQNVMFASKLGFNLDIPEVAAFRKSSIPHGVSASQPIGIVGSRKNVGIEEDFMKLTPRCTVKSLDDNNRAGTFVVLAKIAEIVKDGPWWYSACVCGRGVQAESGIYFCQFCNIHVTNVTPRFRVKVLVEDSTGVSIFVLFDCEASYLLNKTCAQLFEQHLKDVDVVFGTQSPPIFQEIVGKTMLFKVFSRPVGMEKFKGTYPVRRVCDDAAIVEMFELSGSDLSPEKAGFVPKGERSFG; encoded by the exons atgaagatggcTGTGATGGAACTTGCTGAAAATGA TCATAGGATTCGGTGTGCCTTATTTGGTGAATATGTTGATGAACTTAATCGATTTCTGTCTTCTGGGTATGCTAAACAGCCAGTTGTGATTTTACAACTTGCCAAAGTTAAGGTTTTTAGAG gtAGAGTTGGACTTCAGAATGTTATGTTTGCATCAAAGCTTGGATTTAATCTTGACATCCCAGAGGTGGCAGCTTTTCGAAAAAG TTCTATTCCACATGGAGTTAGTGCATCCCAACCCATTGGCATTGTTGGATCTAGAAAAAATGTCGGAATAGAAGAAGATTTTATGAAGCTCACACCTAGGTGTACTGTGAAGTCGCTTGATGATAACAACCGG GCTGGAACTTTTGTTGTACTAGCGAAGATAGCTGAAATAGTTAAGGATGGTCCTTGGTGGtactctgcttgtgtgtgtgGCAGAGGTGTTCAGGCAGAATCTGGGATTTACTTTTGTCAATTTTGCAATATCCATGTTACAAATGTGACTCCTAg GTTTAGAGTGAAGGTGTTGGTTGAGGATTCCACTGGTGTTTCTATTTTTGTCCTCTTTGATTGTGAGGCAAGTTACCTACTGAATAAGACTTGTGCCCAACTGTTTGAACAACATCTTAAGGATGTTGAT GTTGTGTTTGGCACACAGTCTCCTCCTATATTCCAAGAAATTGTTGGAAAAACTATGCTGTTCAAGGTTTTTAGTAGGCCTGTTGGGATGGAAAAATTCAAAGGGACTTATCCAGTGAGGCGTGTTTGTGATGATGCTGCAATAGTTGAAATGTTTGAGCTCTCTGGTTCAGATTTGAGTCCTGAAAAG GCTGGGTTTGTACCAAAAGGAGAGAGATCATTTGGGTAA
- the LOC110264989 gene encoding uncharacterized protein LOC110264989: MTTAMDMVNKINPEKEVWNLKVGVIRLWTVPTFTGQLLPNSMEMILVDESFRTTVRDAICDFIPKSALTISPFTELLETKEDSDFLVGMLCGGSVGLCIGRERI; this comes from the exons ATGACAACTGCCATGGATATGGTTAATAAGATTAATCCTGAGAAGGAAGTATGGAACCTCAAAGTTGGGGTGATTAGGCTTTGGACTGTTCCTACTTTCACTGGTCAGCTTCTCCCAAATTCCATGGAGATGATTTTGGTTGATGAATCT TTCAGGACCACTGTTAGGGATGCTATCTGCGATTTTATTCCAAAATCTGCTCTTACAATCTCTCCATTCACTGAACTTTTGGAAACCAAAGAGGATTCCGATTTCTTAGTTGGTATGTT ATGTGGTGGGTCTGTTGGTCTCTGTATCGGAAGAGAAAGAATATGA